AGTCAACAAAAATGTTGTGGATTTCATATAAATGTTACATGTAGAACTATCTAATCATTTACATCAGGtgtacacttttttttaaagtaccAAACATGTTTAATCAAAGGAATCAatataatgtaataatgtgtatatatatatatatatatatatataatcaatataatgtaatataaacgGTTTATATTTAAATCCAACACATTCCTCTGCACTAGGTGGCGTGGTGAGCATTCCGGATTGTAATATCCAACCTTGAAAAATACATCCCTCAGGTGCGCATGCGTATTTACAGAACGGAACGCGTTACTTCGTCGACCGGAAGCTTTGACGTCCTTTCTTAAGAGGACTGCCATAATGGTGAGTTGGCCATGAAGCTTGTGGATTTAGAAAATGTTATTAAATACAATTGTCCTTATTGTTAAGCTACCTCAGTTAATATGTAAATAGATAACGTATCGCTATATTACTGATGATTAAAATACTGTCAATGGATTTTGGACATTATTGAAATGTCGGGTGTTCAGTCTGCTACAACGTGGTGTACAGGCCGGTAatcaggctaacgttagttagcccAACCATGACAATTGCATTGCAATGGCGAGCGCATTAGAGTGCTATATCTTATCCTCCggcctttttttttaaagtttggtTTGTCGGTCCATTTTTGTATGTACGCTAGGTTGTGGGCTACAAGCTAGTATTCACTAGGACAGCTAACTAACCTTAACGTTAGTTAGCATGCTAATTAACGGTTAGCTAGTCTAGCGTTCACGGTTTTGTGGTTTCCCACAAGCtgtctataacagccatgttaaaGCCAAATCACATTTGTAAAACATGTAGTCAGTTAGGACAACCCAACTAAATTCATTGGGTATAAGAAACTAGTGACCACACGCCCACTGAAGGGTTTTGTTCACGATTGTCTTAGCTTGCTAGTTAGAGCGCCAGTAAACAACCCACATTCTTTTCCTGCAGGTGTTCAAGCGCTACGTCGAGATTGGCCGCGTCGCCTACATCTCTTTCGGACCCCACGCAGGCAGCCTGGTGGCCATCGTCGATGTCATCGACCAAAACAGAGTAAGCATTGCATTGATGTCATCCTGACTTTATGCTAGAGGTCCCCAACTTTGGTTTAGGAGACCAACTGGTTGTGCAGGCTTTTATGCCAACCCTGCTACTCTACTCTTCACATGTTCAGGTACCAGTTTAGAGCCCAGCTCTAAATTGGTACCTGTATCTTGTAGTCTACTAGCATTTGTATGTCTATCCACCAACCCTTCTTCGTAGTCCTTTAATCAATTACCACATCTGTTAATTTAAGAATGGTTCAACTTGGTATCGGCATGTTTTGTTTATTTGAACTGATGGGTGTGTTTGTCTCAGGCGCTGGTGGATGGTCCCTGCACAGGGGTGAAGAGGCAGTCGATGCCTTTCAAGTGCATGCAGCTCACTGACTACGTCATCAAAGTACCACACAGGTGATTGAGAGGACACCAtgtgtgtattcactaggaactaAACAGAAGCAAACTGAATGAAAGGGGGCGAGACCTACCCCTGTCCAATAGAAACCTGTTTGCAAAATATTCAGCTGTGGTTTGCACAAATAAATAAACCCAGGTCCTCATCAAGGCCTTGATTGGTGCAGTCAGTTGTATTACTGCTGGGCTGGTacaacatgcacacagacacctCAATGAATTGACTGTGGCAGCTGCTTTGTGTTTTCAAGTGAACTTTTTCTTATTGACTATTCTTGAGTCAGACTTACAGTAACCACACAGAATATACTATGCTACTACTGTAAAGTTGGGGCTTGCCTGTGCATACTTGGGTCCCCTGGACAATAACCCTTCCTGTGTTGCAGCGCTCGTCAGAAGTTTGTGAGACGCGCCTGGGAGAAGGCCCAAGTCACCGAGAAGTGGGCAGAAAGCAACTGGGCCAAAAAGATCGAAGCCAGACAAAAGGTACTGATATTTTGTACATTTCGATTGGCCATTAGCTGTTAGTCGAAACAGCAACTCCTCCTGGGGTCCACGTATTTCTGACAGAATGGCTCTGGGTTGGGGTCTGCTTATGGGTAGCAGTTGGTTTCTCAATGGCCGAGGTTAAACATATTTTGTCAAATGGGACACGGAAACTTCAATGGGCTTTAGATGACTCACTGCCCATACATTTGGGAACGACATCCTTGTTGTATATACTGTCAATGCCTATGTGTCCCTTCGGTCTTGCTTGGGTTGTCTTTGGGGTTTTGTTCCTAGAGTAGGTCCTGCACATCTTTAATTGATTTACAATATTTCTATACATTTGTTGACCCTTTTGGGTGTGTGGTGGAGCATCCAATACTACTTGATCACTGATTGTGGCCTAACTCATGAGAAGGTGTTTTGGCATGCTATGCTACTGGATTGTTCCTCCAACTTAAAGTTAAATACCATTcaaactatcttttggtatttgtttaatTAGTGCACTGTTGATAGTCACTAAATGTTTTGTGTGTCAGCATTCAAGGTTTCGACATGTAGAACTTTGAAAATACCGTGACACTTTCTGTATTTTTAAAGTTGTACATCTTATCTTCAGTGCTGACATGCCAAACATTTGGGGACTTTATCCACATTTGGACTAATTAAACAAATACCAAGAGtttgggtggaattttccttttAAGGGTGATATCCACTAAACACCAAATGGGACAAAACAGGGAGGGACCTTCTTGAATTTGTCGAATACATAAATGTCTTGATTTCCGTTGCAGAACGTTTTGCTATAGTGCTACTAATCTCTGTCCCAGTTGTATAACTGTTATGTCTCTACAGAGGGCCCAGATGTCCGACTTTGACCGCTTCAAGGTGATGAAGGCCAAAAGGATGGTGAGTGGAGAACATTTATTACATCAGATTATTACTTATGTAGAGTATTTTGGTTTGCAAATTAAATGTACATCATGGTGGAAATGAATTGAATTTTAAGAAACTTGTCACTAATGATCCATGGATTTGCTGTTTATGTCCACAGAGGAACAAGATCATCAAGCACGAGGTGAAAAAGCTGCAGAAAGAGGCAGCGAAGAAGGCATGATCTAAAATAAATCCTCTGGCTGAATTGTTCTCCTTCGTCCTCTTATATTTACTACTTCCCACCTGTCAATCACAGGACTATCTAAAAGCTGATGACACTCACATctaacattctacacacttctgAATTCACAACGTTGCACCTCCACCCGGGTCTTCATGCCATTGTTCTGAACATCCTCCAAGCCACTCTACCCCACAGCGCAAtagtcaaatcacattttatttgtcacatatgccGCATACAACAGGTGGAAACCTTAACGTGAAACGCTTaattacaagaccttaaccaacaatgcagttttaataaaATATTAACTACATTTAAATAAACTAAAATTaaaaggttatatacaggggataccggtatcgagtcaatgtgcgggaacAGACAGTAGAAGTGTAAATGCAATAGTCCGGATGGTCATTTGAttgattgttcagcagtcttatggcttggggatagaagctgttggAGAGCCTGTTGGGACTAGACGTGTCGctcaggtaccgcttgccgtgtggtagcactGAGAACAGTGACAAGTCTGGTGGTTACCAGAGTCATTCTGAATGGGTGCCAACTACTGTTTAGTCTTAAATTATACTAGAGTGGCTCGAAATAAGATTACATTTATAAAGTAGTCAAATGTTTAGTGGGAACAACTTTGCCAGCATTATCATGTCGTACAACTTACTTACGGCATGGCAATGTCATTAGCTAGCACAGTAAgtcaaacatagctagctagcaatgctaCCGTTAACTGGCAAAAATCCGGTGTCCCCTCGatgttagctaacgttatactgcatctaaagtcaatctggcgaTATCAAAATGGTAACAACAGGTTTTCCTTATAATTACAGTATTTGCCTCCTGTGAATGGCATTGTATTTCCAAGCCACTAATGCACTTTTGATAGTCTTCATCAGCGCTCGTTGACGGtgcattgagtagaatgctcagATGGGTATCAGTCCAAACTAAACGTGACGAAACATGCAACCAATGAACTAAGACACTGCGACGACGAACCGTTAGAAGCAGTAGGTGGCCGTATTGTCTTTACTATAATATGGAATTACATTTGCTAAATACATCTGCTAAATtctacactacacactaatctGTGTGTTGAATCGCCACCCAGAATTTGATCTCTAATTTACCGTGGCCATCCCCTGCTGTTATCCGTTCATTGTGGTGTGTCAATGCTAAAGCAGCATCTGTCCAGTTTCAGAAGGGTGAAACGTAATATAACCTAGAATATAGAAATACCATGAAAAGAGATTGTGAATCACACACATTATGATTGTATAATCTGCATTGCAGACTTCCAGACCTTCAAACAATTACAGGTCACAGAATCACAACTGTCTGGGCTGATGAAGACTGCTTTAATTATTTACTGTAAGGAAGGGCTCACTTGAATAACACGAATGATTAACAAATCACTACTTTAGTTGGCATGAAATTATGGTCGTTTATGTACAGTGTCCTTTACTAAATCAGTTGCGAGAGTATCTGTTTAAAATGGTAACTGGCACCGTGGTATATGGTATGAGAAAGGCCGCTGCTATTCTCTTTTCATCCACTAGGTGATGGTAAAAGATTGAGAAACGTCAACAAGCTAAAATTGGGTTTGTGGTACTTTTCTAAGTGACCAACGCTGTTCACATATTCTTAGGGGTAGACTTGCCTTATTGAAAGTTTAAAGAATATTCTAGGGTTATGTTCAAGATCTTAAATGAATGCACCAGGGAGAAGTAAGTATATTGTCAGTAGCACTACCCTGCTGTGTGTGGGGCTAGATGAAGAGGGCGGGTTCTTCTGGACTACAGACGAGATGGGGGGGTGATTGTTTGAGGGTGCTTCTCTCACCATCTCTGGTCAAGGCGGGAGGGATGGGGAACCAAAAATGGAACAATCTGAGATGCTGCTAGGCTCAGGCTAATGAGGGGGgttagaacagcttctatctaacAGAAGATAAGAGATTGTTGGCCAATTTGACACATCCTCTAAAGATAGTGATCAGTTGGCAGTGTCTCGCTATGTGAAAGCTGCAGAACACACTTGGTTCACTCAAGGTCTTCAAATgccctgtttttttttatatagaaatacactacatgaccgaaaatatgtggacacctgctcgtcgaacatctcaacatctgtcggaactagaagcacaagcatttcgctacactcgcaatatctgctaaccatctgtatgtgaccaataaaattttattccaaaatcataggcattaatgtggagttggtcccccctttgctgctataacagcctctactcctctgggaaggttttccactagatgttggaacattgctgcagggactttattccattcagccacaagcacaTCAGTGTTGTTGGGAACTGATGTTAGGTGATtatgcctggctcgcagttggtgttccaattcatcccaatgggATACAGGTCAAGGCTACGTGCAGGCCAGTTacgttcttccacaccgatctcgacaaaccatttctgtatggacctcgctttgtgcaagggggcattgtcatgctgaagtttgaagcacagaatcatctagaatgttattgtatagtgttaagattttccttcactgaaaCTAAATGGCCTAAcccaaactatgaaaaacagccccatagtcattattcctcctccaccaaactttacagttagcacgATGCATTCGGGCATTTAGCGTTCTCCTTGCagctgccaaacccagattcatcctgccagatggtgaagcgtgattcattactccagaaaacacatttccactgctccaatggaggcaagctttacactactccagccaacgcttggcattgcgcatgatgatcttaggcttgtgtgcggcggcttggccatggaaacccatttcatgaagctcccagcAAACAGATCatgtgcttccagaggcagtttggcactcggtagtgagtattgcaactgagaacagacaatttttacacgataagcgcttcagcactctgcggtcccttTCTGTGAaattgtgtgacctaccacttcgcagctgaggcgttgttgctcatagacatttacacttcacaataacagcacttacagttgaccggggcagctctagcagggcagaaatttgacaaactgacttgttggaaaggaggcatcctatgatggtgccacgttgaaagtcagagctcttcagtaattctacacacaataccccataatgacaaagcaaaaacaggtttagaaatgtttgctaatttataataaaacaattaaaataaggacacaagtattcagaccttttacttagtactttgttgaaccacctttgacagcgattacaacctcaagtcttcttgggtatgacgctacaagcttcgcacacctgtatttggggagtttctcccattcttctctgcatgtcctctcaagctctgtcaggccggaaggggggggggtgctgcacagctattttgaggactctccagagatgttcgatcaggtttaagtccaTACTCTGGCtaggtcactcaaggacattcagagacttgtcctgaagccactactgcgttgtcttggctgtgtgcttagggttgttgccctgttggaaggtgaaccttcgccccagtctgaggtcctgagagctctggagcaggttttcaccaaggaactctctgtactttgctatgtTCAATTTTGccccgatcctgactagtctcccagtccctgccgctgagaaACATCTCCATAGCATGATTCTGCCCCCAccagctctacagacaattcctttaacctcatggcttggtttttgctctgacatacactgtcaactgtggaaccttatatagacagctgtgtgcatttccaaatcatgtccaatcaatttaatttaccccaggtggactccaatcaagttgttgaaacgtctcaaagatgatcaatggaaacaggatgcacctgtgttcaatttcgagtctcatcgcaaagggcctgaatacatatgtaaataaggtatttctgtttctaaTTTTGTgtatgtagattgctgagggtcttttatttatttaagccattttaaaataagtctgtaatgtaacaaaatgttatGGGGGAAAACCAAATCACTTTGGATGTATTGTTGCTGTTAAATTTACACTGACGTTGATGCCATCTACAAGTCAGCGCTGAGGCATTGACTGATCAAATCAAGCTCCTCGAAGGTATTTACTCCCATTAGATCACAGCAATATCATTCCGCCACAGCTTCCCATGTTAATAGACGTATTGTAAATAGTAATTCTGTGCCTGTTAGTTTTTGCACTCTCAAGGAACCCACTTAGCGCATCTATGCTATTAATAGTTTTATATCATCGTTTTGCTACATGTGCTCATAAACATGGGTATTGTCATAGTAATCGTGTGCACATTTACCTGAATTCTACTATTAGCTCAATTTTTAATCCAACCAGGAAGCCTATTGTGGCTAGCATATCCAGTTCTGTTGACTCTTCTGTCACCATGGATACTTCGGCTGTTTTCAAATCTCGCAGAGCGGTTGGATTGTACATATGCGACTAAAGTCTAAAATTGGAATTTCTGGATGTCTAGGTGCATGACACTAGCTGAGACGTTCTGGTTATCTCAGTGGCCTGGCTGAATAGTTTGATTATGGTTAAGGACGTTGCCATTGCTGACGATGTtagacaaaggggggggggggggggggggggctttacgtAAAATCTCCAAAA
This genomic interval from Oncorhynchus clarkii lewisi isolate Uvic-CL-2024 chromosome 18, UVic_Ocla_1.0, whole genome shotgun sequence contains the following:
- the LOC139372356 gene encoding large ribosomal subunit protein eL14-like → MKTYKYDYLVCNQETKVFKRYVEIGRVAYISFGPHAGSLVAIVDVIDQNRALVDGPCTGVKRQSMPFKCMQLTDYVIKVPHSARQKFVRRAWEKAQVTEKWAESNWAKKIEARQKRAQMSDFDRFKVMKAKRMRNKIIKHEVKKLQKEAAKKA